The Bacteroidales bacterium genome window below encodes:
- a CDS encoding glycosyltransferase codes for MLPVSVSVIMPVYNTEKYVGEAIESILNQEFADFEFIIIDDGSTDNSLQVIQSYNDPRIRLITNNSNIGNYPSRNRAMQLAQGKYICVMDADDIAMPNRLLTQFNFMEFNPDYVALGSFAFVLHANGSTTQGIRTFGEDNCKIRLLQTNISYHPSMILRRETLVEYNIKYDEQYIYAADFDLMVQLSKVGIVNNIPSFLLYYRIHSEQISISKYKEQQIYADRIRLGQLQKFGFNPTPQESELHLKLMTQKPLKDYEIVNAEKWTDKLVEQNRKYSLFNHKLFTHFLKNEIMAFYLSKN; via the coding sequence ATGTTACCTGTCTCTGTATCCGTAATCATGCCGGTATATAATACTGAAAAATATGTTGGTGAAGCCATTGAAAGTATCTTAAATCAGGAATTTGCCGATTTTGAATTTATCATTATTGATGATGGTTCAACAGATAACAGTTTACAAGTAATTCAATCATACAACGATCCGAGAATACGGCTGATCACTAATAATTCTAATATCGGAAACTATCCGTCAAGAAATAGAGCTATGCAACTGGCTCAAGGTAAATACATATGCGTAATGGACGCCGATGATATAGCCATGCCAAACAGATTGCTTACCCAATTTAACTTTATGGAATTCAATCCTGATTACGTTGCTTTGGGTTCATTTGCATTTGTCCTTCATGCAAATGGTTCAACAACTCAGGGTATTCGCACTTTTGGCGAAGATAACTGTAAGATCCGTCTGCTTCAGACAAATATCAGTTATCATCCCAGTATGATTTTGCGCCGAGAAACACTTGTTGAATATAACATAAAATACGATGAACAATATATATATGCTGCTGATTTTGATTTGATGGTTCAGCTTTCAAAAGTAGGCATCGTAAACAATATCCCATCATTTCTTCTATATTACAGGATACATTCCGAACAGATCAGTATAAGTAAATATAAGGAACAACAAATATATGCAGACAGGATCAGACTTGGTCAATTGCAAAAGTTCGGCTTTAACCCGACTCCTCAGGAATCTGAATTGCATCTGAAATTGATGACACAGAAACCTCTTAAGGATTATGAAATTGTTAATGCTGAAAAATGGACAGACAAGTTAGTGGAACAAAATAGAAAATATTCACTGTTCAATCATAAATTATTCACTCACTTTCTGAAAAATGAAATCATGGCCTTTTATTTGTCAAAAAACTAA
- a CDS encoding beta-1,6-N-acetylglucosaminyltransferase: MVNAYLILAHKNPHQLHRLVNIISGDNVFIFIHVDCKSYIGIFKDIFEGMSNVIFCDQQKQITWGGFGMIEATLELMRTMYANGVYPDYVHLISGQDFPLKTKSEIDRFFLENKGKNFLEAETIPSTQLYELGLNRIQYKWFVEDEGYEKAAQLVEIQKQRKMIRTFFTDVQPYNGSQWWSLTGDCVRWIYETCHPGFRLYDFYKYTLIPDEMLFQTMLKNTHWNDTIVNNNLRNINWVEGPEYPKIWRSKDFKQLVFSEKLFARKFDENEDNHIIDKLEKHIQLKQ; the protein is encoded by the coding sequence ATGGTAAATGCATATTTGATTCTGGCACATAAAAACCCGCACCAACTTCATCGTTTGGTAAATATCATTTCAGGCGATAACGTATTTATATTTATCCATGTAGATTGCAAGTCATATATAGGCATATTCAAAGACATATTTGAAGGAATGTCCAATGTTATTTTTTGTGATCAGCAAAAACAAATAACGTGGGGTGGATTTGGCATGATCGAAGCTACGCTGGAATTGATGCGTACCATGTATGCTAACGGCGTTTATCCGGACTACGTCCACCTCATCAGTGGACAAGATTTTCCGCTAAAAACAAAGTCAGAAATAGATCGTTTTTTTCTTGAAAACAAAGGGAAAAATTTTTTAGAAGCCGAAACTATTCCTTCTACACAATTATATGAACTTGGTTTAAACCGAATTCAATACAAATGGTTTGTTGAAGATGAAGGATATGAAAAGGCAGCACAGTTAGTAGAAATACAAAAACAACGGAAGATGATCCGTACATTTTTTACAGATGTTCAACCTTACAACGGCTCCCAATGGTGGTCGCTTACAGGTGACTGTGTACGATGGATTTACGAAACTTGCCACCCCGGATTTCGACTGTATGATTTTTACAAATATACTTTGATTCCCGATGAAATGCTGTTTCAAACCATGTTAAAAAATACCCATTGGAACGATACAATTGTAAATAATAATCTCAGAAATATTAATTGGGTCGAGGGACCGGAATATCCAAAAATATGGAGGAGTAAGGATTTCAAACAATTAGTTTTTTCCGAAAAACTTTTTGCTCGTAAATTTGATGAAAACGAGGATAACCATATCATAGACAAACTTGAAAAACATATTCAATTAAAACAATAA